Proteins found in one Fulvitalea axinellae genomic segment:
- a CDS encoding sodium:solute symporter → MNALDWIVMFATLFGIVAYGTWKTYKNKSIQGYLGAKEENWSTIGLSVMATQASAITFLSTPGLGYESGLGFVQFYLGLPIAMVILCVTFLPAFYRLNVFTAYEFLENRFNPSTRTLTASLFLIQRGLAAGITIYAPSIILSTALGWDLGLTNLLVGTLVIIYTVSGGTKAVSITHKWQMSVIFLGLFIAFFILLNRVSDSLSFGEALSLAGAMNKMEALNFKLDLDSKYTIWSGLTGGFFLALSYFGTDQSQVQRYLSGKSLKESRLGLLFNGVMKIPMQFFILLTGVFLFVFYQFEKPPVYFDQATAESVRQSEKAADWEKLESRHEQLFQEKKSNVENYLSAIRAENPEALTKARQGLSASEEKIRTLRADTRSLISDANVEIRSKESDYVFIAFVMKYIPNGIIGLLLAVILSAAMSSTAGELNALGSTATVDIYQRWFKSEASEEHYIRASKVITAMWGILALIFASLAYMADNLIEAVNILGSLFYGTILGIFLVGFFVKFVKGKAVFLAALVSEIIVLALKITTDIGYLWFNAIGCVLVVVISVAIQVSAKAKNLKRS, encoded by the coding sequence ATGAACGCGCTCGACTGGATAGTGATGTTCGCTACACTTTTCGGAATCGTGGCGTACGGAACGTGGAAAACATACAAAAACAAAAGTATCCAAGGTTATCTCGGAGCTAAAGAGGAAAACTGGTCAACGATCGGCCTTTCGGTAATGGCTACGCAAGCCAGCGCCATCACTTTCCTCTCCACGCCGGGGCTTGGTTACGAATCGGGACTGGGCTTCGTGCAGTTTTACCTTGGCTTACCAATCGCCATGGTTATTCTGTGCGTGACATTCCTTCCCGCATTTTACAGGCTTAACGTATTTACGGCCTACGAATTTCTGGAAAACCGCTTCAATCCGTCTACCCGGACACTGACTGCCTCGCTTTTCCTTATCCAAAGAGGACTTGCCGCAGGCATTACCATTTACGCTCCGTCCATAATTCTCTCCACCGCTCTCGGTTGGGATTTGGGACTTACCAACCTGTTGGTGGGCACGCTGGTAATCATTTACACCGTCTCGGGCGGAACAAAGGCCGTCAGCATTACGCACAAATGGCAAATGAGCGTAATTTTCCTCGGCTTGTTTATCGCTTTCTTTATCCTGCTCAACAGAGTGTCCGACAGCCTCAGCTTCGGCGAAGCTTTGAGCCTGGCCGGCGCAATGAACAAAATGGAAGCCCTGAATTTCAAACTAGACCTTGACAGCAAATATACGATTTGGTCCGGCTTGACGGGCGGCTTCTTTCTCGCTTTGTCTTATTTCGGTACGGACCAATCGCAAGTCCAGCGTTACCTTTCCGGAAAAAGCCTTAAGGAAAGCCGTCTCGGACTGCTTTTTAATGGAGTGATGAAAATCCCGATGCAGTTTTTCATACTCCTTACCGGCGTATTCCTGTTTGTCTTTTACCAATTCGAAAAACCTCCCGTTTATTTCGACCAAGCGACAGCCGAAAGCGTTCGGCAATCCGAAAAAGCCGCAGATTGGGAAAAACTGGAGAGCAGGCACGAGCAGTTATTTCAGGAAAAAAAATCAAACGTTGAGAATTACCTAAGCGCCATCCGGGCAGAAAACCCGGAAGCCTTAACAAAAGCGAGACAAGGACTAAGCGCCAGCGAAGAAAAAATCCGGACTTTACGCGCCGACACCCGTAGTCTTATCTCAGACGCCAATGTCGAAATCAGATCCAAAGAATCCGATTATGTGTTTATCGCATTCGTGATGAAATACATTCCAAACGGGATAATCGGACTTTTGCTCGCCGTTATACTTTCGGCTGCCATGTCATCCACCGCCGGCGAACTGAACGCGCTCGGCTCCACAGCCACTGTCGATATTTACCAACGGTGGTTTAAGTCGGAAGCTTCCGAAGAGCATTATATCCGGGCCTCAAAAGTCATCACGGCGATGTGGGGAATCTTGGCTTTGATATTTGCCTCACTAGCCTATATGGCCGACAATCTTATAGAAGCCGTGAATATCCTCGGGTCCCTTTTTTACGGAACAATACTGGGTATTTTCCTTGTAGGTTTTTTTGTGAAATTCGTCAAAGGGAAGGCCGTTTTCTTGGCGGCTTTGGTTTCTGAAATCATTGTTCTGGCATTGAAAATCACTACGGACATCGGCTACCTCTGGTTTAACGCCATCGGTTGCGTATTGGTAGTTGTGATTTCGGTAGCTATTCAAGTGTCGGCAAAAGCGAAAAATCTGAAAAGATCGTAA
- a CDS encoding PIG-L family deacetylase, producing the protein MSKRGSSAVLIALSLLFPLCLKAQQRNSAEILLELKKLNVLGSVMYIAAHPDDENTRFIAWSANDRKYRTAYLSLTRGDGGQNLIGTEKGPKGVGIIRTQELLEARRTDGGEQYFTRAVDFGYSKSADETFGFWDKDKILADVVWNIRRFQPDVIVTRFPPDKRAGHGHHTASAILAEEAFKLAADKNAFPEQLDKVSVWQTKRLFHNMSTWWDKTLPEKVKNSPEKFCAVDIGTYNALLGKSHNEIASLSRSQHRSQGFGASLSRGSQTEYLQLKLGEAYSSDFMDGVSTTWARTGDSKIQKQIEKIISDFNSEKPYVSVDALFKLRERVQKAEKSVWTDHKTAKINELISDCLGVYAVAKPKNATVLAGSDIDASLEIIQRSPLQVKLESVVADGKDLGLKTTLSPNIFEKKNISLSTAQKNSQPYWLAKPYEYTYDVNNQQLIGRPENPELFDITANLAINGYDLPVKVPLRYMSANPVLGELSSKLTISDGASISFGKSVYIFGEKGLDVKVTVESFDENGLEGTLALDLPSEWASEPASIQISDLKKGKAKTFSFFVKPSEKATLATPKAMIKSRGKTMDKKMLTIDYPHISKQTLFESAESRFVHLPVKNNVKRVAYISGAGDEIPQALSAIGIEVTELSAESLGAVPLDGFEAIIVGIRAYNINEALAARNGSLLEYVKNGGNLIVQYNTAHRLKTKEIGPFPFTISRERVTEEDAEVKFLRPDHPALNTPNKLTPEDFDGWVQERGLYFANKWDGAFTPILSWHDKGEPARDGSLIVSHYGKGTFTYTGISFFRQLPAGVPGAYRLFVNLLNMKNHGKNS; encoded by the coding sequence ATGAGTAAAAGAGGGAGTTCGGCCGTGCTGATCGCATTGTCGCTGTTGTTTCCGCTGTGCCTAAAAGCTCAGCAAAGAAATTCCGCCGAAATACTGTTGGAATTAAAAAAACTGAACGTCTTGGGTAGCGTGATGTATATCGCGGCGCACCCGGACGACGAAAACACACGTTTCATTGCTTGGTCCGCCAACGACAGAAAATACAGAACCGCATACCTGTCACTCACCCGCGGCGATGGTGGCCAAAACCTGATAGGAACCGAAAAAGGCCCGAAAGGCGTAGGCATTATCCGTACGCAAGAATTACTGGAAGCTAGACGCACCGATGGCGGAGAACAGTATTTTACCAGAGCCGTAGACTTCGGTTACTCGAAATCGGCGGACGAAACTTTCGGTTTTTGGGACAAAGACAAAATCTTGGCCGACGTAGTCTGGAATATCAGACGCTTCCAACCAGACGTTATCGTAACCCGTTTTCCGCCGGACAAACGCGCCGGGCACGGGCACCACACGGCATCGGCAATTTTGGCTGAAGAAGCCTTCAAACTTGCCGCCGACAAAAACGCCTTCCCCGAGCAACTCGACAAGGTGAGCGTTTGGCAAACGAAAAGACTGTTCCACAACATGTCCACTTGGTGGGACAAAACTTTGCCAGAAAAGGTGAAAAATTCGCCCGAGAAGTTTTGCGCCGTGGATATCGGAACTTACAACGCATTGTTGGGCAAGTCCCATAACGAAATCGCTTCCTTGAGCCGGAGCCAACACCGTAGCCAAGGTTTTGGAGCCTCATTGAGCAGAGGATCCCAAACCGAATATCTGCAACTGAAACTCGGCGAAGCTTACTCCTCCGACTTTATGGACGGCGTCAGCACAACTTGGGCCAGAACCGGCGATTCGAAAATCCAGAAACAAATCGAAAAGATCATTTCCGATTTCAATTCGGAAAAACCATACGTTAGCGTAGACGCCCTTTTTAAACTTAGGGAAAGAGTTCAGAAAGCCGAGAAATCAGTGTGGACAGATCACAAAACCGCAAAAATCAACGAGCTGATTTCGGATTGCCTTGGTGTTTACGCTGTTGCGAAGCCGAAAAACGCCACTGTTTTGGCCGGTTCGGATATCGACGCCTCTTTGGAAATCATCCAGCGCTCGCCACTTCAAGTAAAGCTTGAAAGCGTTGTCGCGGACGGAAAAGACCTCGGGCTCAAGACCACTTTGAGTCCCAATATTTTCGAAAAGAAAAACATCTCGCTTAGTACCGCCCAGAAAAACTCGCAACCATATTGGCTAGCTAAGCCTTACGAATACACATACGACGTAAACAACCAACAGCTAATCGGCCGGCCCGAAAATCCGGAACTTTTCGACATCACGGCCAACCTCGCTATAAATGGATACGATTTGCCCGTAAAGGTTCCGCTACGTTATATGAGCGCCAACCCGGTTCTTGGAGAACTGTCGTCCAAACTCACTATCAGCGACGGAGCTTCGATTTCTTTTGGCAAAAGCGTTTACATTTTCGGAGAAAAAGGACTTGACGTTAAAGTAACCGTTGAATCGTTTGACGAAAACGGACTCGAAGGTACGTTAGCGTTGGATTTGCCTTCTGAATGGGCTTCGGAACCAGCTTCCATCCAAATTTCGGATTTGAAAAAAGGCAAAGCCAAAACTTTCTCTTTCTTCGTAAAACCTTCGGAAAAAGCGACGCTGGCCACTCCGAAAGCCATGATCAAATCGAGAGGGAAGACGATGGACAAGAAAATGTTGACCATCGATTATCCTCATATCAGCAAACAGACGCTCTTTGAGTCCGCCGAAAGCCGATTTGTGCACCTTCCCGTAAAAAACAACGTCAAGAGAGTAGCCTACATCTCCGGCGCCGGCGATGAGATACCGCAAGCTTTGTCAGCGATCGGAATCGAAGTTACGGAACTTTCAGCCGAAAGTCTGGGCGCCGTTCCCCTTGACGGGTTCGAAGCGATCATTGTCGGTATCCGGGCTTACAATATCAACGAAGCCTTGGCCGCACGAAACGGGTCGCTCTTGGAGTATGTGAAAAACGGCGGAAATCTCATCGTGCAGTACAACACCGCACACAGGCTCAAAACAAAGGAAATCGGGCCTTTTCCGTTTACGATTTCCAGAGAACGGGTAACCGAAGAGGATGCGGAAGTCAAATTCCTACGCCCCGACCACCCCGCCTTGAATACTCCGAACAAACTCACTCCAGAGGATTTTGACGGATGGGTACAGGAACGGGGGCTCTACTTCGCCAACAAATGGGACGGCGCATTCACGCCAATCCTTTCTTGGCACGACAAAGGCGAACCCGCCCGCGACGGCTCGCTAATCGTAAGCCATTACGGAAAAGGGACCTTCACTTACACCGGCATTTCGTTTTTCCGCCAACTGCCGGCGGGCGTACCGGGCGCGTACAGGCTTTTCGTCAACCTTCTGAACATGAAGAACCATGGCAAAAACAGCTGA
- the dprA gene encoding DNA-processing protein DprA, translating into MLSKEFLVALNLVAGIGGATVRRLISYFGSLEHIKELPPEKLTQLSGIGPKIATLVKNALNCTDEARRELERCDKMGVQVITYSDPDFPTRISQIQDCPLVLYYKGTADLNAEKILGIVGTRKATSYGRNVAREFVEDLRGHSPLIVSGLAYGIDITAHQAALDSGLDTIGVMGNGINVMYPKNHLPVAKRMVEQGGILTENPLDTQPDPRRFPARNRLIAGLSDAVIVTEAGEKGGALITANLANDYDREVFAVPGKIDMPYSIGCHKLIRTQRAHLMTSVADLEYIMNWNAPDKQIKIKFEQRPDLSDTEKGLLQTLQRKGGQTHLDNLSWASGVPVHIVSSVLLQLELKGLVKMLPGHAVSLKSCF; encoded by the coding sequence ATGCTGTCAAAAGAATTTTTGGTAGCCCTGAACCTGGTAGCAGGCATTGGGGGCGCTACCGTCCGCAGACTTATCAGCTATTTCGGAAGCTTGGAACACATCAAAGAACTTCCACCCGAAAAACTCACCCAACTTTCGGGTATAGGACCGAAAATAGCCACTTTGGTGAAAAACGCGCTTAATTGCACCGACGAGGCTCGCCGTGAGCTGGAACGGTGCGACAAAATGGGCGTTCAGGTCATCACTTATTCCGATCCGGATTTCCCTACCCGTATTTCCCAAATTCAAGACTGCCCGCTGGTTCTTTATTACAAAGGAACAGCGGACCTAAACGCGGAAAAAATCCTCGGGATTGTCGGAACGAGAAAAGCGACATCTTACGGAAGAAACGTCGCAAGGGAATTTGTGGAAGACCTGCGGGGACACTCCCCGCTTATCGTAAGCGGGCTGGCTTACGGAATCGATATTACGGCGCACCAAGCTGCTCTTGATTCCGGCTTAGACACCATCGGCGTGATGGGCAACGGTATAAACGTCATGTACCCAAAAAACCATCTTCCCGTAGCCAAACGCATGGTTGAACAAGGCGGAATTTTGACAGAAAATCCGCTCGACACCCAACCTGACCCAAGAAGATTTCCCGCCCGTAACAGGCTGATCGCCGGGCTATCGGACGCCGTAATCGTGACGGAAGCGGGAGAAAAAGGCGGAGCTTTGATTACGGCAAACCTAGCCAACGACTACGACAGGGAGGTTTTCGCCGTACCGGGAAAAATCGACATGCCTTATTCTATCGGTTGTCACAAACTGATCAGAACCCAGCGAGCACACCTTATGACATCGGTAGCCGATTTGGAATACATAATGAACTGGAACGCTCCCGATAAGCAAATCAAAATAAAATTCGAGCAACGGCCAGACTTGTCCGATACCGAAAAAGGCCTTTTGCAAACTCTCCAAAGAAAAGGCGGGCAAACCCACCTCGACAACCTCAGTTGGGCCTCCGGTGTGCCCGTGCATATCGTCTCTTCGGTACTTTTGCAACTTGAGCTCAAAGGCTTGGTAAAAATGCTCCCCGGCCACGCCGTCAGCCTGAAAAGCTGTTTTTAA
- a CDS encoding 2TM domain-containing protein translates to MKTDDELYRKAHRRVMQMKGFYTNLASYLIILAFLAIINVNYDPQNLWVGWVALGWGLGIVFHGIKVFGDISLLGRDWEDKQLRKIIEKEKKRNGGKL, encoded by the coding sequence ATGAAAACCGACGACGAACTTTACCGAAAAGCCCACCGCCGTGTCATGCAGATGAAAGGGTTCTACACCAATTTGGCCTCCTATCTCATTATTCTGGCCTTTTTAGCCATTATCAACGTCAACTACGATCCGCAAAATCTTTGGGTAGGCTGGGTGGCCCTCGGCTGGGGACTCGGCATTGTTTTCCACGGCATCAAAGTCTTCGGAGATATCAGCCTGTTGGGCCGCGACTGGGAAGACAAACAGCTTAGGAAAATCATCGAAAAGGAAAAAAAGCGCAACGGGGGAAAACTTTAA
- a CDS encoding asparagine synthetase B, with the protein MRKLSITLLLILAVSASALASRILIPMDKEQTNHLKAYGLAYWVIAQGESLDWLLNFRGGSFLLRHSQKFENELIIRGVSYDVISEGEAGRIIEGIADPSSNMDLMKLEKEPRIAVYSPKNKQPWDDAVTLVLTYAEIPYDVIFDDEVMHGELNKYDWLHLHHEDFTGQYGKFYNNYRYQPWYIKQQQEFENLARKHGHSKVSHLKLDVVKKIQAFVGAGGFLFAMCSATDTFDIALAADGTDICEKMYDGDGADPKAQSKLRFENTLAFKDFKIKLNPLEYEFSNIDQQDRERGLSETNDFFNLFTFSAKWDPIPTMLTQNHVNTVRGFMGQTTAYKKRLIKSDVVIMGENKSIDEARYIHGILGKGFWTFYGGHDPEDYKHFVGEEPTDLNLHPNSPGYRLILNNILFPAAKKKKQKT; encoded by the coding sequence ATGAGAAAACTCTCCATAACATTACTTTTGATTTTGGCCGTTAGCGCGTCGGCCCTCGCTTCGAGAATCCTTATTCCGATGGATAAGGAGCAAACCAATCACCTGAAAGCCTATGGATTGGCGTATTGGGTGATCGCCCAGGGCGAATCGCTGGACTGGTTGCTGAATTTTCGCGGAGGGAGTTTTTTGCTGAGGCATTCCCAAAAGTTTGAAAACGAGCTGATAATCCGTGGCGTGAGTTATGATGTGATTTCGGAAGGGGAAGCCGGAAGGATAATCGAGGGAATCGCCGACCCGTCGTCGAATATGGATTTGATGAAATTGGAAAAGGAACCCCGGATCGCGGTTTATTCCCCGAAAAACAAACAGCCGTGGGACGATGCCGTAACCTTGGTCTTGACCTATGCGGAAATCCCTTACGATGTGATTTTTGACGACGAAGTGATGCACGGCGAACTCAACAAGTACGATTGGCTCCACTTGCATCATGAAGACTTTACCGGGCAATACGGAAAATTCTACAATAATTATAGATACCAACCTTGGTACATCAAGCAACAGCAGGAGTTTGAGAATTTAGCAAGAAAACACGGGCACTCGAAGGTGTCGCACCTGAAGCTTGATGTCGTTAAAAAGATCCAGGCGTTTGTGGGAGCCGGCGGTTTTCTGTTTGCGATGTGTTCCGCAACCGATACTTTCGATATCGCTTTGGCCGCCGACGGAACGGATATTTGCGAAAAAATGTATGATGGCGACGGAGCGGATCCGAAAGCGCAGAGTAAGTTGCGATTCGAAAACACTTTGGCCTTCAAAGATTTCAAAATCAAACTGAACCCATTAGAGTACGAATTTTCGAATATAGACCAGCAAGATCGCGAACGGGGGCTTTCCGAAACGAACGATTTTTTCAACCTGTTCACTTTCTCAGCCAAATGGGATCCCATTCCGACTATGCTAACCCAAAACCATGTGAATACCGTGCGTGGGTTTATGGGGCAGACTACGGCGTACAAAAAGCGCCTTATCAAATCTGATGTGGTGATTATGGGCGAGAATAAGTCTATCGACGAAGCTCGTTACATTCACGGAATCCTCGGCAAAGGCTTCTGGACTTTTTACGGCGGACATGACCCGGAAGATTACAAGCATTTTGTGGGAGAAGAGCCCACGGACTTGAATCTCCATCCCAACTCTCCGGGCTACCGTTTGATCCTCAACAATATTCTTTTTCCGGCGGCGAAAAAGAAAAAACAAAAGACTTGA
- a CDS encoding DUF6134 family protein: MTDGYRIMLMLSFAYVLAFFPTGEACSQRLEYEIISGNSPIGVLTAVRSDSAGFTCYRLTTKVRYKFIFDYKIDFLLKADYKDKALSYAFTEDVVGNKTKHRSETHWTGRGYSFRQLGEEAQPLDLNRIGYSVAKLYFEAPPANALYVYSEKHGKNFPLKRLGPHKYQMSPKKGQTNVYDFDAHGRCKKVSVNRGVTSFVMRLKSSVSKK; encoded by the coding sequence ATGACCGACGGATACAGAATCATGCTGATGCTTTCGTTTGCCTATGTTTTGGCGTTTTTCCCGACAGGAGAAGCTTGCTCTCAGCGTTTGGAATACGAGATTATTTCTGGTAACTCGCCCATAGGCGTGCTTACTGCCGTACGTTCGGATTCCGCCGGGTTCACCTGTTACCGGCTTACGACCAAAGTGAGGTACAAGTTTATTTTTGACTATAAGATTGATTTTCTTCTGAAAGCCGATTACAAAGACAAGGCTCTTTCATATGCGTTTACGGAAGATGTGGTAGGAAATAAAACCAAACATCGCTCGGAGACGCATTGGACGGGAAGAGGTTACAGTTTTCGCCAATTAGGCGAAGAAGCTCAGCCTTTAGACCTCAACCGTATCGGTTATTCGGTAGCCAAACTGTACTTTGAGGCGCCTCCGGCTAATGCGTTGTATGTTTATTCCGAAAAACACGGGAAGAATTTCCCGCTCAAAAGGCTGGGGCCTCACAAATACCAAATGTCTCCCAAAAAAGGTCAGACTAACGTTTACGACTTCGACGCTCACGGAAGGTGCAAAAAAGTGAGCGTGAATAGGGGCGTTACGTCTTTTGTTATGCGCCTGAAATCCTCTGTTTCCAAAAAATAA
- the nadA gene encoding quinolinate synthase NadA, with amino-acid sequence MSTVMNSIKEKGYVDQKIDKNIDLVEAIRKLKKEKNAVILGHFYITSELQEISDFVGDSLGLAREASRTDADIIVFLGVHFMGETAKILNPNKKVILPDLNASCSLAESAPADAFKAFKEKYPDHKVLSYINCTADIKALSDVIVTSSNAVQIVESFPKDEKIIFAPDKNLGSYINSLTDREMVLWDGACIVHERYSLEKILKMKEEHLDAEFIAHPECEQPLLIVADYVGSTTALLRYSTEVSKAKKFIVATESGILHQMKKDAPDKTFIPAPSIDATCGCNDCEFMKLNTLEKLYNTLKFELPEIELTDKQIEEAKKPIERMLEISNRLGIK; translated from the coding sequence ATGAGCACTGTGATGAACTCTATTAAGGAAAAAGGCTACGTTGATCAGAAAATCGATAAAAACATTGACTTGGTCGAAGCCATCCGGAAGCTGAAGAAAGAGAAGAATGCCGTGATTTTGGGGCATTTTTATATCACTTCCGAGTTGCAGGAAATTTCCGACTTTGTCGGCGACAGCCTTGGGCTGGCTCGAGAGGCCTCCCGCACCGACGCCGATATCATCGTGTTCCTTGGAGTCCATTTTATGGGCGAGACAGCCAAGATCCTTAACCCCAACAAGAAAGTTATCCTTCCGGATCTGAACGCCAGCTGTTCGTTGGCCGAATCGGCGCCCGCCGATGCCTTCAAGGCTTTTAAAGAAAAATATCCGGACCACAAAGTACTGTCTTACATTAACTGTACGGCCGACATCAAAGCGCTTTCCGATGTGATCGTGACTTCGTCAAATGCCGTCCAGATTGTGGAGTCGTTTCCGAAGGACGAGAAAATTATCTTCGCCCCAGACAAAAACTTGGGAAGCTACATCAACAGCTTGACCGACAGGGAAATGGTGCTTTGGGATGGCGCTTGCATCGTTCATGAGCGTTATTCTCTCGAAAAAATCCTTAAGATGAAGGAGGAGCATCTGGACGCTGAGTTTATCGCTCACCCCGAATGCGAGCAACCATTGCTTATCGTAGCGGATTATGTAGGATCCACCACGGCGCTTTTGCGCTATTCTACGGAGGTCAGTAAAGCGAAGAAATTCATCGTGGCTACCGAAAGCGGTATCCTGCATCAGATGAAGAAAGACGCTCCGGACAAAACCTTCATTCCGGCCCCGTCAATCGACGCCACTTGCGGTTGTAACGATTGCGAGTTCATGAAGCTCAACACTCTCGAAAAACTTTACAATACCCTTAAATTCGAATTGCCCGAAATCGAGTTGACCGACAAGCAGATCGAAGAGGCCAAGAAGCCTATCGAACGCATGTTGGAGATCTCGAACCGTTTGGGTATCAAATAA
- a CDS encoding peptidase U32 family protein: protein MANTTRPPKRNIELMAPAGGFEQLMAAIQGGCDSVYFGVEQLNMRARATMNFTVDDLPEIARRCDEHNVRSYITLNTIIYDHDITLVKAIVDKAKTAGITAIIASDQAVIAYAHSQGVEVHISTQLNVTNVETVSFYSHFSDVMVLSRELSLIQMKKICDEIKRQNITGPSGNLIEIEVFAHGALCMAVSGKCYLSLHSHNASANRGACVQNCRRQYKVVDMEEPDIEFEMDNEYIMSPKDLCTINFLDQLLDTGVTVLKIEGRGKAADYVKTVTECYREAIDSYFDGTYSAEKAQAWMDRMSEVYNRGFWGGYYLGKKLGEWTDTPGSKATKKKVYLGRGSHYYPKIGVAEFKLESHKLKLGDKVLITGPTTGVLETEVEELRLDRKPVEEVSKGDVFSMPIGEVVRESDKLYKLVDANEA from the coding sequence ATGGCAAACACTACCCGGCCACCAAAACGAAATATTGAACTGATGGCTCCCGCCGGGGGCTTCGAACAGCTGATGGCCGCCATTCAAGGCGGTTGCGATTCCGTGTATTTCGGAGTCGAACAGCTAAACATGAGGGCGCGAGCCACCATGAACTTTACGGTTGACGATCTGCCAGAGATCGCCAGAAGGTGTGACGAGCACAACGTGAGAAGCTACATCACGCTTAACACCATTATCTACGACCACGACATCACATTGGTGAAAGCCATTGTGGATAAGGCCAAAACGGCTGGAATTACGGCGATTATCGCTTCTGACCAAGCCGTAATCGCTTACGCCCACAGCCAAGGCGTTGAGGTTCATATCTCGACCCAACTTAACGTTACCAACGTTGAGACTGTGAGCTTCTATTCGCATTTCTCAGACGTGATGGTATTGTCGAGGGAGCTTAGTCTTATCCAGATGAAAAAAATCTGTGACGAGATCAAGCGCCAGAACATTACCGGTCCTTCGGGGAATTTGATCGAAATCGAAGTGTTTGCCCACGGTGCGTTGTGCATGGCCGTTTCGGGCAAATGTTATCTGAGCCTTCATTCCCATAATGCTTCGGCCAACCGTGGCGCTTGCGTGCAGAACTGCCGTCGCCAATACAAGGTGGTGGATATGGAGGAACCGGATATCGAGTTCGAAATGGACAACGAGTATATCATGTCTCCGAAAGACCTTTGCACCATCAATTTCCTGGACCAGCTATTGGATACGGGCGTGACGGTGCTGAAGATCGAAGGCCGGGGAAAAGCCGCCGATTACGTTAAGACTGTGACTGAATGTTACCGCGAAGCGATCGACAGCTATTTCGACGGAACGTATAGTGCTGAAAAAGCGCAGGCTTGGATGGATCGCATGAGCGAGGTTTATAACCGCGGATTCTGGGGCGGATATTACTTGGGCAAAAAGCTCGGGGAATGGACGGATACTCCGGGATCGAAGGCCACGAAAAAGAAAGTTTACTTGGGGCGCGGGTCGCATTATTATCCGAAAATCGGTGTGGCCGAGTTTAAGCTCGAAAGCCATAAGCTGAAATTGGGAGACAAAGTGCTGATTACAGGACCGACTACAGGCGTGTTGGAAACGGAAGTGGAAGAGCTTCGTCTTGACAGAAAACCTGTGGAGGAAGTGAGCAAAGGCGACGTGTTCTCCATGCCGATAGGCGAGGTGGTTCGCGAATCGGACAAATTGTATAAACTGGTAGACGCCAACGAGGCATGA
- a CDS encoding ferredoxin — translation MITIIHQRDKCIGCNYCVELAQERWRMSKKDGKSVLLGAKDKRGFWSVKVGEDELEENQRAAEACPVNIIQIRE, via the coding sequence ATGATTACGATAATCCACCAGCGAGACAAGTGCATCGGATGCAACTATTGCGTGGAATTGGCGCAAGAACGGTGGCGGATGTCCAAAAAGGACGGCAAAAGCGTATTGCTTGGAGCCAAAGACAAGCGTGGATTCTGGAGCGTGAAAGTAGGCGAGGACGAGTTGGAGGAAAATCAGCGGGCGGCCGAAGCCTGTCCGGTGAATATTATCCAGATTAGGGAATAA